From one Streptomyces sp. NBC_01478 genomic stretch:
- a CDS encoding SCO3242 family prenyltransferase → MHGPNDSPHTPHSPCLADLANLIRLPAALSVPGDILAGAVAGGGTPRPRIAATMASSVALYWAGMALNDYADATIDAVERPERPIPSGRVARRTALATACGLTAAGLGLSALAGGRQALAVALPLTGLVWAYDLRLKSTPAGPAAMAGARALNVLAGAEPGRRGAAVPAALLVGAHTYTVTALSRHEVSGAPRTVPAATLAGSTATALAAAALPGLRRRGRAARIGAAAGALGYLASYGTAQARAARNPSAANVRQAVGTGIMSLMPLQAALTAGAGGSALAGVLAVAHPLARRLARKVSPT, encoded by the coding sequence ATGCACGGCCCGAACGATTCGCCTCATACCCCCCATTCCCCATGTCTCGCCGATTTGGCGAACCTGATCCGACTGCCCGCGGCGCTCAGCGTTCCTGGTGACATCCTTGCCGGCGCTGTCGCGGGGGGTGGCACACCCCGGCCCCGTATCGCCGCCACGATGGCGTCGTCCGTCGCTCTCTACTGGGCCGGAATGGCGCTCAACGACTACGCGGACGCGACGATCGACGCGGTGGAGCGCCCCGAACGCCCCATCCCCTCCGGACGAGTTGCCCGCCGCACCGCGCTCGCCACCGCGTGCGGGCTCACGGCCGCCGGCCTCGGCCTCTCCGCCCTGGCCGGCGGGCGGCAGGCGCTCGCCGTGGCGCTTCCCCTGACCGGACTGGTCTGGGCCTACGACCTGCGTCTGAAGTCCACACCCGCCGGTCCCGCCGCGATGGCGGGCGCCCGGGCGCTGAACGTGCTGGCCGGAGCGGAGCCCGGACGCCGGGGGGCCGCGGTGCCGGCCGCCCTGCTGGTCGGCGCGCACACCTACACCGTCACGGCGCTGAGCCGCCACGAGGTGTCCGGCGCGCCGCGTACCGTGCCCGCCGCCACTCTGGCCGGAAGTACGGCAACCGCCTTGGCCGCCGCGGCACTTCCCGGCCTGCGCCGGCGCGGCCGGGCGGCGCGGATCGGCGCCGCCGCCGGCGCGCTCGGCTATCTCGCCTCCTACGGCACGGCACAGGCGCGGGCCGCACGGAACCCGTCGGCCGCGAACGTCCGGCAGGCAGTCGGCACCGGGATCATGTCGCTGATGCCCCTTCAGGCGGCGCTCACCGCCGGCGCCGGTGGCTCGGCGCTGGCCGGTGTCCTGGCCGTGGCGCATCCGCTGGCGCGCAGACTCGCCCGGAAGGTGTCACCCACGTGA
- the eboE gene encoding metabolite traffic protein EboE encodes MRFRHTDGTTVHLAYCSNVHQAEDLDGVVAQLAAYAEPVRETLGVDLLGIGLWLARDVVTELSARPDAVHRLRTELTARGLETVTLNAFPYGGFHREVVKKDVYLPDWTDPARLRYTVDCARVLAGLLPDDARRGSVSTLPLSWRTPWPPAARDTARQALDQLGAELAQLERDTGRAIRVGFEPEPGCVVENTVQAARELGGLDPERLGICLDTCHLAVQFEEPAQALRRLADAGLPVVKVQASSALQADDPADPAARRALARFAEPRFLHQTRTTAPGGTVTGVDDLPDALAGGLDPASAWRVHFHAPLHAEPEPPLRTTADELTTALGDLLGGPHAVCDHVEVETYTWSVLPEHLRPHDREGLVAGLAAELAWTRDRFEELGLLPQSLTRKEPVS; translated from the coding sequence GTGCGTTTCCGACACACCGACGGTACGACCGTCCACCTCGCCTACTGCAGCAACGTCCACCAGGCCGAGGACCTCGACGGAGTGGTCGCCCAACTCGCCGCCTACGCCGAGCCCGTACGGGAAACGCTCGGCGTCGACCTGCTCGGCATCGGCTTGTGGCTGGCCCGTGACGTGGTCACCGAACTGTCCGCCCGGCCCGACGCCGTCCACCGTCTGCGGACCGAACTGACCGCACGCGGACTGGAGACCGTCACCCTCAACGCCTTCCCCTACGGCGGCTTCCACCGCGAGGTGGTCAAGAAGGACGTCTACCTGCCCGACTGGACCGACCCCGCCCGCCTGCGCTACACCGTCGACTGCGCCCGGGTGCTCGCCGGACTGCTGCCCGACGACGCGCGGCGCGGCAGCGTCTCGACCCTGCCCCTGTCCTGGCGCACGCCCTGGCCGCCCGCCGCACGCGACACCGCCCGCCAAGCACTGGACCAACTCGGCGCAGAACTGGCCCAGTTGGAGCGCGACACGGGCCGGGCGATCCGGGTGGGCTTCGAGCCCGAGCCCGGATGCGTGGTGGAGAACACCGTCCAGGCCGCCCGGGAACTCGGCGGACTGGACCCCGAGCGGCTCGGCATCTGCCTCGACACCTGCCATCTCGCCGTGCAGTTCGAAGAACCGGCCCAGGCACTGCGCCGCCTCGCCGACGCCGGCCTCCCGGTCGTCAAGGTCCAGGCCTCCAGCGCCCTCCAGGCCGACGACCCCGCCGACCCGGCCGCGCGCCGCGCGCTCGCCCGGTTCGCCGAACCCCGCTTCCTGCACCAGACCCGAACTACCGCACCCGGTGGCACCGTCACCGGCGTGGACGACCTCCCGGACGCCCTCGCCGGCGGGCTGGACCCCGCATCCGCCTGGCGGGTCCACTTCCACGCGCCGCTGCACGCCGAGCCCGAACCGCCGCTGCGCACCACCGCGGACGAACTGACCACCGCCCTCGGTGATTTGCTCGGCGGCCCGCACGCCGTCTGCGACCACGTCGAGGTCGAGACCTACACCTGGTCCGTCCTGCCCGAGCACCTGCGGCCGCACGACCGCGAGGGTCTCGTCGCGGGTCTGGCCGCCGAACTCGCCTGGACCCGCGACCGGTTCGAGGAACTCGGCCTGCTTCCCCAGTCCCTCACGCGAAAGGAGCCCGTCTCATGA
- a CDS encoding class I SAM-dependent methyltransferase has translation MPAAYEQYLVPVVFRPFAEDLATRAAALRPRRILELAAGTGVLTAELLAAAPSAEVTATDLNEAMVAFGSTRASGAVWRQADAQRLPFPDGGFDLVVCQFGVMFFPDRIEAFTEVRRVLAPGDRFLFNTWGPLATHAFEVALQAGLERAFPVDPPRFFQTFPHGYADPAVVAADLAAAGFAVEDEQELTLQGRAASTADLATGYLTGTPVRAAVEERGDGPAVRATVIEEMTARLGPGPVTAPMTAYVFRAAA, from the coding sequence ATGCCGGCCGCCTATGAGCAGTACCTCGTGCCGGTGGTCTTCCGGCCCTTCGCCGAGGACCTGGCCACCCGGGCGGCAGCACTCCGCCCTCGGCGAATTCTCGAACTCGCTGCGGGAACTGGCGTGTTGACAGCGGAGCTGCTCGCAGCGGCACCCTCGGCCGAGGTGACGGCCACCGACCTGAACGAGGCCATGGTCGCTTTCGGGTCGACCCGGGCCTCTGGCGCGGTATGGCGGCAGGCCGACGCGCAGCGGCTGCCGTTCCCGGACGGAGGCTTCGACCTGGTCGTCTGCCAGTTCGGCGTGATGTTCTTTCCCGACCGCATCGAGGCCTTCACCGAGGTTCGCCGGGTGCTGGCCCCGGGCGACCGGTTCCTGTTCAACACCTGGGGCCCGCTCGCGACGCACGCCTTCGAAGTCGCGCTGCAGGCCGGGCTGGAGCGGGCCTTTCCGGTCGACCCACCACGGTTCTTCCAGACGTTTCCGCACGGCTATGCCGACCCCGCCGTCGTGGCCGCCGATCTGGCGGCCGCCGGCTTCGCTGTCGAGGACGAGCAGGAGCTGACGCTTCAGGGTCGGGCCGCGTCGACCGCCGACCTTGCCACCGGGTACCTCACCGGGACACCGGTGCGAGCGGCCGTTGAGGAGCGCGGCGACGGACCGGCCGTCCGGGCGACCGTCATCGAGGAGATGACGGCCCGGCTGGGCCCGGGGCCGGTCACCGCCCCGATGACGGCGTACGTCTTCCGTGCCGCGGCCTGA
- a CDS encoding cytochrome P450, protein MPSTDSPPPTLPRHRPLLDPAAEYGRWVQERPLTRISLWGGNHPWLVTRQEDARAVLSDPRFSSENVRPGFPGLQPTTPPRTPGQLFAMDPPDHTRLRRMLIPEFSFRRVEQLRPAIRHITDELLDGLVKQQQPADLVEHFTLPLPLLVICELLGVPYADREFIHRQAAAFATVSAGPEAMRAGWAALFGYLQELLAAKSREPGDDLMSKLATERVATGEATPAEAAGLLVQILIAGHETTASMLSLGVVALLRHPEQLAALRADEALVPGAVEELLRYLTVVHIGLRRIATQDVEVGGVTVRAGEGVVVALQAANRDPAVFADPDTLDLTRDAGQHLAFGHGPHHCLGQSLARAELQVALPMLFHRLPALRLTGPAAEEYAFEGRAVHGVRELPVAW, encoded by the coding sequence ATGCCCTCGACCGACAGTCCGCCGCCAACCCTGCCCCGCCATCGCCCCCTCCTCGACCCCGCCGCCGAGTACGGGCGGTGGGTCCAAGAACGGCCCCTGACCAGGATCAGCCTGTGGGGCGGCAACCATCCCTGGCTCGTGACCCGGCAAGAAGACGCCCGCGCCGTGCTCAGCGACCCGCGGTTCAGCTCGGAGAACGTCCGGCCGGGATTCCCCGGGCTCCAGCCGACGACACCACCGCGCACTCCCGGCCAGTTGTTCGCCATGGACCCGCCCGACCACACCCGGCTGCGCCGCATGCTCATCCCCGAGTTCAGCTTCCGGCGAGTGGAGCAACTGCGGCCGGCCATCCGGCACATCACCGACGAACTCCTCGACGGCCTCGTCAAACAGCAGCAACCCGCCGACCTGGTCGAGCACTTCACCCTGCCGCTGCCTCTTCTGGTCATCTGTGAACTGCTCGGAGTGCCGTACGCGGACCGGGAGTTCATCCATCGGCAGGCCGCGGCCTTCGCCACGGTCTCGGCCGGACCGGAGGCGATGCGGGCCGGCTGGGCGGCGCTCTTCGGCTACCTACAGGAACTACTGGCCGCCAAGTCGCGCGAACCCGGCGACGACCTGATGAGCAAACTCGCCACGGAACGGGTCGCCACCGGCGAGGCCACCCCGGCGGAGGCCGCCGGCCTGCTCGTCCAGATACTCATCGCCGGGCATGAGACGACCGCGAGCATGCTCTCCCTCGGCGTCGTCGCGCTGCTGCGCCATCCCGAGCAACTGGCCGCACTGCGCGCCGACGAGGCACTCGTGCCGGGCGCGGTGGAGGAACTCCTTCGCTACCTGACCGTCGTCCACATCGGCCTGCGCCGCATCGCCACCCAGGACGTCGAGGTCGGCGGCGTCACCGTCCGGGCGGGCGAGGGCGTGGTGGTCGCCCTGCAGGCGGCCAACCGGGACCCCGCGGTCTTCGCCGACCCGGACACACTCGACCTCACCCGGGACGCCGGCCAGCACCTGGCCTTCGGCCACGGACCGCACCACTGCCTCGGCCAGTCGCTCGCCCGGGCCGAACTCCAGGTCGCGCTGCCGATGCTGTTCCACCGACTGCCGGCTCTGCGCCTGACCGGCCCCGCCGCGGAGGAGTACGCCTTCGAAGGACGCGCGGTCCACGGGGTACGGGAGCTGCCGGTCGCTTGGTGA
- a CDS encoding transposase, whose amino-acid sequence MLFADQVGIRSDQVTGRTWGEKGRTPTVRRTGNRFSVDAMSAISTKGRMHFMVFTEIFDADVMCPNGPGDWSANRPSWTRSSSAGPAACAASSISWACSW is encoded by the coding sequence GTGCTCTTCGCCGACCAGGTCGGCATCCGCTCCGACCAGGTCACCGGCCGCACCTGGGGCGAGAAGGGGCGCACCCCGACCGTGCGTCGTACCGGCAACCGGTTCTCCGTGGACGCGATGTCCGCGATCAGTACGAAGGGCCGCATGCACTTCATGGTGTTCACCGAGATCTTCGACGCCGACGTCATGTGCCCGAATGGGCCGGGGGACTGGAGCGCTAACAGACCCTCATGGACACGCTCCTCCAGTGCCGGGCCGGCGGCTTGTGCGGCCTCGTCCATCAGCTGGGCCTGTTCCTGGTAG
- a CDS encoding alkaline phosphatase family protein — protein sequence MTRLVVIDIAGLTPRLLQHMPAVSAVAAQGFQARLNPVLPAVTCSVQSTLLTGTPPAEHGVVGNGWYFRDLGEVLLWRQHNALVGGEKLWTTARRAKPDYKVANVCWWYAMGADVDLTVTPRPVYYSDGRKEPDCYTWPPALHDELTDRLGPFPLFTYWGPNAGIPSSQWILAAARQIFDKHRPDLTLVYVPHLDYEPQRSGPGSPQSAREARRLDDALRPLLDHFRREDATVVILSEYGIAPVSRPVDINRALRRAGLLDVYTQDCMEYLDPWTSRAFAVADHQVAHVYVRDPADTDAVAEIIAELPGVEQVLDEKGKAFHGLDHERSGELVAIAESDAWFTYYYWLDDERAPDFARQVEIHRKPGYDPAELLYDPTVPGVKARAIGQVARKKAGLRYRVRTVPLDPSGVRGSHGRLPQDPQDSPVLLCSRPGPARDAIDATDVKDLLLSLAGITTP from the coding sequence ATGACGAGACTGGTCGTTATCGACATCGCCGGCCTCACCCCCCGCCTGCTGCAGCACATGCCCGCCGTCTCGGCCGTCGCGGCACAGGGCTTCCAGGCCCGGCTCAACCCCGTGCTGCCCGCCGTCACCTGCTCGGTGCAGTCAACGCTCCTCACCGGTACCCCGCCCGCCGAGCACGGCGTCGTCGGCAACGGCTGGTACTTCCGCGACCTGGGCGAAGTCCTGCTGTGGCGCCAGCACAACGCCCTCGTCGGCGGCGAGAAGCTGTGGACCACCGCCCGCCGCGCCAAGCCCGACTACAAGGTCGCCAACGTCTGCTGGTGGTACGCCATGGGCGCCGACGTCGACCTCACCGTCACCCCGCGCCCCGTCTACTACTCCGACGGCCGCAAGGAACCCGACTGCTACACCTGGCCACCCGCCCTGCACGACGAACTCACCGACCGGCTCGGCCCGTTCCCCCTCTTCACCTACTGGGGCCCCAACGCGGGCATCCCCTCCAGCCAGTGGATCCTGGCCGCCGCCCGCCAGATCTTCGACAAGCACCGCCCCGACCTGACCCTGGTCTACGTCCCCCACCTCGACTACGAACCCCAGCGCTCCGGCCCCGGATCACCGCAGTCGGCCCGCGAGGCCCGACGGCTCGACGACGCACTGCGCCCCCTGCTGGACCACTTCCGGCGCGAGGACGCCACGGTCGTGATCCTGAGCGAGTACGGCATCGCACCGGTCTCCCGCCCGGTCGACATCAACCGCGCGCTGCGCCGGGCCGGGTTGCTCGACGTCTACACGCAGGACTGCATGGAGTACCTCGACCCGTGGACCTCCCGCGCCTTCGCGGTCGCCGACCACCAGGTCGCCCACGTCTACGTCCGCGACCCCGCCGACACGGACGCGGTGGCGGAGATCATCGCCGAACTCCCGGGCGTGGAACAGGTGTTGGACGAGAAGGGCAAGGCGTTCCACGGGCTGGACCACGAACGCTCCGGGGAACTGGTCGCCATCGCGGAGTCGGACGCCTGGTTCACGTACTACTACTGGCTGGACGACGAGCGCGCCCCGGACTTCGCCCGCCAGGTCGAGATCCACCGCAAACCCGGCTACGACCCCGCTGAACTCCTCTACGACCCCACCGTGCCCGGCGTGAAAGCACGCGCCATCGGCCAGGTCGCCCGCAAGAAAGCCGGACTGCGCTACCGCGTCAGGACGGTTCCCCTGGACCCCTCCGGTGTACGCGGCAGCCACGGCCGCCTCCCGCAGGACCCACAGGACAGCCCCGTCCTGCTGTGCTCGCGGCCCGGTCCCGCCCGCGACGCGATCGACGCGACCGACGTCAAGGACCTCCTCCTCTCCCTGGCCGGCATCACCACCCCCTGA
- a CDS encoding sugar phosphate isomerase/epimerase family protein, which translates to MTPIPGPVERLRFGFGTNGFGCHRLDDVLSVLADLGYDSVGLTLDHGHLDPFAADLPRQVGALARRLDRLGLAVMVETGAPYLLDPWHKHVPTLMSATSAGRRVDLLVRAVRIAADLGAPAVQVCSGPAPEGVPEEEAWKRLAAGCEEVLDIAQEHGVALGFEPEPYMFVDTVERVVDLRRRLGDPDLFGITLDIGHAHCVDDLPLLDCVELAAPYLVNVQIEDMRRGVHEHLELGAGEIDFPPVLVALKASGYQGPVSVEIQGASLNAPEVARRSLEFLKAAEPV; encoded by the coding sequence GTGACCCCGATACCCGGTCCCGTGGAGCGGCTCCGGTTCGGCTTCGGAACCAACGGCTTCGGCTGCCACCGGCTCGACGACGTGCTGAGCGTGCTCGCCGACCTGGGATACGACTCGGTCGGCCTCACGCTCGACCACGGTCACCTCGACCCGTTCGCCGCCGACCTGCCTCGGCAAGTCGGCGCTCTCGCACGGCGGTTGGACCGGCTCGGCCTGGCCGTGATGGTGGAGACGGGGGCGCCGTATCTGCTGGACCCGTGGCACAAGCACGTCCCCACGCTGATGTCGGCCACGAGCGCCGGGCGGCGCGTCGACCTGCTGGTGCGTGCCGTGCGCATCGCGGCCGACCTCGGCGCCCCGGCCGTCCAGGTGTGCAGCGGCCCGGCACCGGAGGGCGTACCGGAGGAGGAGGCCTGGAAGCGGCTGGCCGCCGGCTGCGAAGAAGTCCTGGACATCGCCCAGGAGCACGGGGTGGCGCTGGGGTTCGAGCCCGAGCCGTACATGTTCGTCGACACCGTGGAACGCGTTGTGGACCTGCGACGCCGGCTCGGCGATCCCGACCTGTTCGGCATCACCCTCGACATCGGTCACGCCCACTGCGTCGACGACCTGCCCCTGCTCGACTGTGTCGAACTGGCGGCGCCGTATCTGGTGAACGTACAGATCGAGGACATGCGGCGCGGCGTGCACGAACACCTCGAACTCGGCGCGGGCGAGATCGACTTCCCGCCCGTCCTGGTCGCCCTGAAGGCCTCGGGCTACCAGGGTCCGGTCTCGGTGGAGATCCAGGGCGCGTCCCTGAACGCCCCCGAAGTCGCCCGCCGTTCCCTCGAGTTCCTCAAGGCCGCCGAGCCGGTCTGA
- a CDS encoding helix-turn-helix domain-containing protein, with translation MSELVGDARQLSPSTQEALRMRAVAELVAGQDREDVAAVFQVSLKAVDTWWAKWLEGGRGALVAQPRRRRAGEHQM, from the coding sequence GTGAGTGAACTGGTGGGGGATGCGCGGCAGTTGTCGCCGTCGACGCAGGAGGCGCTTCGCATGCGGGCGGTGGCCGAGCTGGTGGCGGGGCAGGATCGCGAGGACGTTGCCGCAGTGTTCCAGGTGTCGCTGAAGGCAGTGGACACGTGGTGGGCGAAGTGGCTCGAGGGCGGACGTGGGGCCCTGGTGGCGCAGCCCCGCAGGCGCAGGGCCGGCGAGCACCAGATGTAG
- a CDS encoding transposase yields MVDHGGVIRRHELTDQEWELLAPLIRRAATGRPRVDDRRIVNGMVYKIRTGISWRDLSDRYGSWQTVCTRVPKGLSRVLTSMRSM; encoded by the coding sequence ATGGTGGATCATGGTGGGGTGATACGTCGCCATGAACTCACCGATCAGGAGTGGGAGTTACTCGCTCCACTCATACGGCGGGCCGCGACGGGCCGACCGCGTGTGGACGATCGGCGGATCGTCAACGGGATGGTCTACAAGATCCGGACCGGGATCTCCTGGCGTGACCTGTCAGATCGCTACGGCTCATGGCAGACGGTCTGCACCCGCGTCCCGAAGGGCTTGAGCCGGGTACTTACTTCCATGCGCTCGATGTGA
- a CDS encoding EboA domain-containing protein — protein MAPHILTALDHHLAPGAQRWLTDAVARVGDDPAAVRTVFPAVGRHCGRGPLAAGWTVADAARARLLAALPLRGAALAEEITALHRYGDSAEQRAVLRSLALLEDSDASFADLGLPLVRAALWGNDTDLIEASLGPYAARHLDEDAYRHAVLKCVFCGIPLDRVVGLTERADRELARMLADFAHERVAAGRDVPSDIWPIVRAHPGALEASGLPGEATSSSSDRRAAAVAALAAFTGAA, from the coding sequence GTGGCCCCACACATCCTTACCGCCCTCGACCACCACCTCGCCCCGGGGGCACAGCGCTGGCTGACGGATGCCGTCGCCCGCGTCGGCGACGACCCGGCAGCGGTGCGCACCGTCTTCCCCGCCGTCGGCCGGCACTGCGGGCGCGGACCGCTCGCCGCCGGCTGGACGGTGGCGGACGCCGCCCGAGCCCGGCTGCTCGCCGCCCTGCCGCTGCGCGGAGCGGCACTCGCCGAGGAGATCACCGCCCTCCACCGGTACGGCGACAGCGCCGAACAGCGGGCAGTGCTGCGTTCGTTGGCGCTGCTGGAGGACTCGGACGCCTCGTTCGCCGACCTGGGGCTGCCCCTCGTGCGTGCGGCGCTGTGGGGCAACGACACGGACCTGATCGAGGCGTCCCTCGGCCCGTACGCCGCGCGGCATCTGGATGAGGATGCCTACCGGCACGCCGTACTGAAGTGCGTCTTCTGCGGTATCCCCCTCGACCGGGTGGTGGGCCTCACGGAGCGCGCGGACCGCGAACTCGCCCGCATGCTGGCCGACTTCGCCCACGAGCGGGTCGCAGCCGGCCGTGACGTGCCCTCCGACATCTGGCCGATCGTGCGCGCGCACCCCGGCGCGCTGGAGGCCTCGGGACTGCCCGGGGAAGCCACCTCGTCCTCGTCCGACCGTCGAGCCGCCGCCGTAGCGGCGCTCGCCGCCTTCACCGGAGCTGCATGA
- a CDS encoding extracellular solute-binding protein, producing the protein MARRRLCTTVLLPLLLVAGCGGGQTSRQPADSNSDSGPGKIVVASGRDVTGKGGVREQLIDAWNRQQEKTGSRYQARLVELPGNADEQRSQLLGALQSGSAAYDVVNLDVTWVPEFAAAHLVRPLPDDEIDADVINSVAGTARWDGKVYAVPFNSDVGLLYYRPDLLHKAGVRQTDLSKGISWKQLQTLSGDVARALPKVGGWTTQLAAYEGRTVNAIEAFASAVPDFELTDGDGHYDGSVKELTAGITELRSRTETAYTLTDAVHSDEAASLSDFADGRTQFLRQWPYAYGSLSQSFSKAQLGVAPLPGRAVLGGQNLAVTESSPRAAKAAELIRYLTGRQSERCLLDAGFAATRTSAYDDDSVTCPVGAGGTPSASPTGESADRMRRDAAGRPAYARTTLLPALRKAVQRPRTPLYGAFTQTFTTELGPLFGDDPPSDAALAKTLDAALRKALPD; encoded by the coding sequence ATGGCTCGACGGCGTTTGTGCACAACGGTGTTGCTGCCCCTGCTGCTGGTCGCCGGGTGCGGTGGCGGGCAGACTTCGCGACAGCCCGCCGACTCCAACTCCGACTCCGGTCCCGGCAAGATCGTGGTGGCCAGCGGGCGGGACGTCACCGGCAAGGGCGGGGTCCGCGAGCAGCTCATCGACGCCTGGAACCGGCAGCAGGAGAAGACGGGTTCGCGCTACCAGGCCCGGCTGGTGGAACTCCCCGGCAACGCCGACGAACAGCGCAGCCAACTGCTCGGCGCCCTCCAGTCCGGCAGCGCCGCCTACGACGTGGTCAACCTCGATGTGACCTGGGTACCGGAGTTCGCCGCCGCCCACCTCGTCCGCCCGCTGCCCGACGACGAGATCGACGCCGATGTCATCAACTCCGTCGCCGGTACGGCCCGTTGGGACGGCAAGGTGTACGCGGTGCCCTTCAACAGCGATGTCGGGCTCCTCTACTACCGCCCCGACCTGCTGCACAAGGCGGGCGTGCGGCAGACGGATCTCAGCAAGGGCATCAGCTGGAAGCAGCTCCAGACCCTGAGCGGCGATGTCGCCCGCGCGCTGCCGAAGGTCGGGGGCTGGACCACACAGCTCGCCGCCTACGAGGGCCGTACGGTCAACGCGATCGAGGCGTTCGCGTCAGCGGTGCCGGACTTCGAGTTGACCGACGGCGACGGTCATTACGACGGTTCCGTGAAGGAGTTGACGGCCGGTATCACCGAACTCCGCTCCCGCACCGAGACGGCGTACACCCTCACGGACGCCGTCCACTCCGACGAGGCCGCCTCGCTCAGCGACTTCGCGGACGGAAGGACACAGTTCCTGCGGCAGTGGCCGTACGCCTACGGCTCCTTGTCCCAGTCGTTCTCGAAGGCGCAGCTCGGCGTGGCCCCGCTGCCCGGGCGCGCGGTGCTCGGCGGACAGAACCTCGCGGTGACCGAGTCGTCCCCACGGGCCGCGAAAGCGGCCGAGTTGATCCGCTACCTCACCGGCCGCCAGAGCGAACGCTGTCTGCTGGACGCCGGGTTCGCGGCGACCCGGACCTCGGCGTACGACGACGACAGCGTGACCTGCCCGGTCGGCGCCGGTGGCACCCCGTCCGCCTCCCCCACCGGCGAGAGCGCCGACCGCATGCGCCGCGATGCGGCCGGGCGCCCCGCGTACGCCCGTACGACCCTGCTTCCCGCGCTGCGCAAGGCGGTCCAGCGTCCGCGCACCCCGCTCTACGGCGCGTTCACCCAGACCTTCACCACCGAGCTGGGCCCGCTGTTCGGCGACGACCCGCCGAGCGACGCGGCGCTCGCGAAGACGCTGGACGCGGCGCTGCGGAAGGCACTGCCGGACTGA
- a CDS encoding TatD family hydrolase produces MRIFDPHIHMTSRTTDDYEAMYTAGVRAVVEPSFWLGQPRTSVDSFTDYFDALLGWEPYRAAQFGIQHRCTIALNPKEANDPRCAGVLDVLPRYLAKDGVVAVGEIGYDSMTPEEDEALARQLELAIEHGLPVLVHTPHRDKAVGTRRTLDVVRESGIPPEHVLVDHLNELTVSMVADSGCWMGFSIYPHTKMSEDRMVRILQEHGTGRKLVNSAADWGRSDPLKTRKTADAMLAAGFDIDTVDQVMWGNPVAFYGQSGRLDLEDVKPDEAALFEGNSVKRGGE; encoded by the coding sequence ATGCGTATCTTCGACCCCCACATCCACATGACCTCACGCACCACGGACGACTACGAGGCGATGTACACGGCCGGTGTCCGGGCGGTGGTGGAGCCCTCGTTCTGGCTGGGCCAGCCCCGCACCTCCGTGGACAGCTTCACCGACTACTTCGACGCGCTGCTCGGCTGGGAGCCGTACCGCGCCGCGCAGTTCGGCATCCAGCACCGCTGCACGATCGCCCTCAACCCCAAGGAGGCGAACGACCCGCGCTGCGCGGGGGTGTTGGACGTGCTGCCGCGCTACCTGGCCAAGGACGGGGTGGTCGCCGTCGGCGAGATCGGCTACGACTCCATGACGCCCGAGGAGGACGAGGCACTGGCTCGACAGCTCGAACTCGCCATCGAGCACGGCCTGCCGGTACTGGTCCACACCCCGCACCGCGACAAGGCCGTCGGTACCCGCCGCACCCTCGACGTGGTCCGCGAGTCCGGCATCCCGCCCGAGCACGTCCTTGTCGACCACCTCAACGAACTCACCGTGTCCATGGTCGCCGACAGCGGCTGCTGGATGGGCTTCTCCATCTACCCCCACACCAAGATGAGCGAGGACCGCATGGTGCGGATCCTCCAGGAACACGGCACCGGGCGGAAGCTCGTCAACTCGGCCGCCGACTGGGGGCGCAGCGACCCCCTCAAGACCCGGAAGACCGCCGACGCGATGCTCGCCGCCGGCTTCGACATCGACACCGTCGACCAGGTCATGTGGGGCAACCCGGTGGCCTTCTACGGTCAGAGCGGCCGGCTGGACCTGGAGGACGTCAAGCCGGACGAGGCGGCCCTGTTCGAGGGCAACTCGGTCAAGCGCGGCGGGGAGTGA